A window of Macrotis lagotis isolate mMagLag1 chromosome X, bilby.v1.9.chrom.fasta, whole genome shotgun sequence contains these coding sequences:
- the ACAA2 gene encoding 3-ketoacyl-CoA thiolase, mitochondrial, with protein sequence MALLRGIYIVAAKRTPFGTFGGLLKDFTATDLAEVAAKASLSAGKVPPEIIDSVIMGNVAQTSTDAIYLARHVGLRVGVPQATPALTLNRLCGSGFQAITSGCQDICVKDAEVVLCGGTESMSQAPYCVRNVRFGTRLGTDLKLEDSLWTALTDQHIKTPMAITAENLAVKYKISREACDKYALQSQQRWKTANDAGYFNNEMAPIEVKTRKGKEMMKMDEHPKPQTTMEQLAKLSPVFKKEGTVTAGNASGISDGAGAVIIASEDAVKKHNLTPLARIVGYFVSGCDPNIMGIGPVPAISGALKKSGLSLKDMDLVEVNEAFAPQYLAVEESLQLDPSKTNVNGGAIALGHPLAASGARITAHLTHELRRRGGKYAVGSACIGGGQGIALIIENTA encoded by the exons ATGGCTCTGCTCCGAG GTATATACATAGTTGCTGCCAAGCGAACACCCTTTGGGACCTTTGGAGGTTTATTGAAGGATTTCACAGCCACTGACCTGGCTGAAGTGGCTGCCAAGGCTTCCCTGTCTGCTGGCAAAGTCCCTCCAGAAATTATTGACAGTGTGATAATGGGCAATGTTGCACAG ACTTCTACAGATGCCATATACCTGGCAAGGCATGTTGGCTTGCGTGTAGGTGTCCCTCAGGCAACCCCAGCTCTCACCCTAAATAGACTTTGTGGCTCTGGCTTCCAGGCTATTACCAGTGGATGTCAg GACATTTGTgtcaaagatgctgaagtggttcTCTGTGGAGGAACAGAGAGTATGAGCCAGGCTCCCTATTGTGTCAGAAACGTACGCTTTGGAACCAGATTGGGAACAGATCTCAAG CTGGAAGACAGTTTGTGGACAGCACTGACTGATCAGCATATTAAAACCCCTATGGCAATTACTGCTGAGAATCTTGctgtaaaatacaaaataagcaGAGAAGCCTGTGATAAATATGCTTTGCAGTCACAACAGAGATGGAAAACTG CTAATGATGCTGGTTACTTTAATAATGAAATGGCACCAATTGAAGtgaaaacaaggaaaggaaaagagatgatgaaaatggatGAACATCCCAAGCCCCAAACAACAATGGAACAACTGGCCAAGCTCTCTCCAGTCTTCAAGAAAGAGGGAACAGTCACTGCAGGAAATGCTTCG GGAATATCTGATGGAGCTGGAGCAGTGATCATAGCCAGTGAAGATGCTGTTAAAAAGCATAACCTGACCCCGCTCGCCAGAATTGTGGGCTACTTTGTATCTGGATGTGATCCTAATATCATGGGCATTG GTCCTGTTCCTGCCATCAGTGGAGCATTAAAAAAGTCAGGACTGAGCCTGAAAGACATGGATTTGGTCGAG GTGAATGAAGCTTTTGCTCCACAGTATCTAGCAGTGGAAGAATCTTTGCAGCTTGACCCAAGTAAAACCAATGTGAATGGAGGAGCCATCGCCCTGGGCCACCCTTTGGCAGCCTCTGGAGCACGAATCACTGCTCACCTGACTCATGAATTAAG ACGGCGAGGTGGGAAGTATGCTGTTGGATCAGCTTGTATTGGTGGTGGTCAAGGTATCGCTCTTATCATTGAGAATACAGCCTGA